A region from the Melanotaenia boesemani isolate fMelBoe1 chromosome 11, fMelBoe1.pri, whole genome shotgun sequence genome encodes:
- the si:ch211-225b11.4 gene encoding thyroid adenoma-associated protein homolog isoform X2 has product MSFENLMKTLQDCVITEDQTGENVSQTLKPLYDKLSESSRSGVKRYKERCLEEGVQLLRQLSEPQLRGLDDKHLLLLVRLLISLQLQMVNISTACRKVDQMLQHLAKVDHQLVFRETLHRFTLIVQSDQILSLEDLQRVCMFLEDSTVGREVWRQSYMSMLSKVCELFPAVLQQEFHRDGPLCYVTVKVCLQIFQLLSSEVAPLVWEENHRGQAVQTILQALMDIILGQCCNRDTRLLAGTAVAMLINTASESKAGGAAAWSLLQVFHTEPWLLTVGALQVKCVPARKDGVDRLAVTRGLLTCCRPHILLSSCDDAAPTCLLLEGLFPLVYVLCEEKLDFHYFVLEVLTLWLKRVKECVVDLWKMTAARLLPDNSSLRQQLIHVIWTNAESPVEGVPEFASSAFIQLLNLYEMDCEQFCDAEKTFYATLLQRIMKLPREAKAKYHHLSALLPYLDTNMVLDQYVEIPSHLLKCLSTNHLSPCGSELYKCLIQQQRRELQKSASLTELDLAGHWAKLWQPVLHEALTSEVTLLQNNGSTHLLPCTLQVFPSSVDHLLASLDPHVPGHLHAWACILSSYRAITGGSPWALQGSSTFETLQLALGSADDKIRLAALNLLSCSSKTKDIPTTEELTIMRRFIPQNLNCESSPFRQHLQAGVRKFLVRIRDGCLAHIRGPKGKKKGDAAYYQSSQDVLEQRIGFVEWLSQLPYSSLAPGHSYQRKKTALLLLSAVLETCTDTWSPDKKKGQPPANIGTLIKCARQRGQWDFFCRTKQLVLISCLEDSTSEIRELSAGLLLRFFPPSFPADITEVLNLRSKQLLCSPRVQEAQMGALMMKVLLQKSGDLLEDCKVYFKGSSGRNSKSSCVVTCVVKELEQHYETAKADMMFAARTKPIHGVLCALQRCLLEIPNRVCDILDHHVITEVLDLLENITLLLLAVLYGDCSTCITKKDAPPSFCDMGNAISSLISQESGAGPADGEECVLLSEEHSLVLTCCWVSLKETGILLGSLVEKILTETKQSSNHLLTKQDLIRASKLFKNILLKCRHWGAVEGCSLGFTKFCVSLLSSSDPELKDIPAQMLKQGLEVVQCPRSTSVTRRAAGLPLLILCVVSAEEASKARPLLTLSMQTLLDTAKTPLDENWDQKLDLPQVCAVHTLQALVRGAGLGVAVLRFAPAIAILSLTLLSSPSWAMRNAALQLYSSLCSRMLGQRCSSGEAGPTQLSMSPAAFFVHYHGLQLFLLGELRGAAQDLQDPTNNAKLHLQPSLFPILTLLAQLQPGVQDSTETLLDFLPPLLQLSASPIYSVRVMASKALVAMTRPSEYMSILIKLTAQLPGPQDRCCHNQLHGQLLQIKAILERALCTDSGPSDDLSEVLSRVQASLWMATEAQHCPLIRAVYISVVDSLRRHYCESFTSQLSDALMHDLQTPQQSLQVGLSSFHQRAIRFLCMDLKWACKIWHSFPEASPDLRLSLVAWVLDGHGVEQTGLKKVIQRVLQTNLKEALLSHSVAYRTTYLAALVVVMTAGRTMLAQPLPHSTSLVENILPDCLDLLLRDLEDQRGGPDLLSQALHAASLLLSQCSDSSLTIAMLQRWCSILENQRAPDAPEILRMACSEALCVAGVPLMSCSLREHSPPPAIMIRLINTGLYLLQDQSQQVRLKAACFTSLLHHSRRGENQSSVYLVQVNQALPLLLDLLLEEFWDSPATLEVLLSHLPPSDLRSVLTEALAEGGCSILYEQDEANVFAEPSVMSAQVLPYLLQMAEKSFQSSAMAESLNSWAKENAAQVLDNLTVCQKLHTAETLTPSWLALLMDSRFHSTLCGLLTRATLLLRLLTTSTRVQDICNLSSMRTSLQDVCRLLSQNGVHLQCALTAAVARELII; this is encoded by the exons ATGTCGTTTGAAAATCTAATGAAAACTCTGCAAGACTGTGTGATCACCGAGGATCAAACAGGTGAAAATGTCAGCCAAACCCTCAAACCTTTATATGACAAACTGTCGGAGTCCTCCAG GAGTGGCGTGAAAAGATATAAGGAGCGATGTTTAGAGGAGGGCGTCCAGCTGCTAAGGCAACTATCAGAGCCTCAGCTTCGTGGTTTGGATGACAAACATCTCCTTCTCCTAGTCAGACTCCTCATATCCCTGCAGCTacagatggtcaacatttccACAGCCTGTCGTAAAGTGGACCAA ATGTTACAACATTTGGCGAAGGTGGACCACCAGTTGGTTTTTAGAGAAACCCTTCATAGGTTCACCTTAATAGTCCAGAGTGATCAG attttgtctTTGGAGGATTTGCAGAGAG tgtgtATGTTCTTGGAGGACAGCACAGTTGGTCGTGAGGTGTGGCGGCAGTCATATATGTCCATGCTAAGTAAAGTGTGTGAGTTATTCCCTGCTGTATTGCAACAAGAATTCCACAGAGATGGACCTCTCTGTTATGTTACTGTgaag GTGTGTTTGCAGATATTTCAGTTATTGTCCAGTGAAGTTGCTCCTCTGGTGTGGGAAGAGAATCACAGGGGCCAAGCTGTGCAGACAATCCTGCAGGCGCTTATGGACATAATACTTGGACAG TGCTGCAACAGGGATACTCGTCTTTTGGCAGGCACTGCCGTGGCCATGCTGATTAATACAGCATCAGAGAGCAAAGCAGGAGGGGCTGCCGCCTGGAGCCTGTTGCAGGTCTTTCACACAG AGCCCTGGCTGCTGACTGTTGGTGCTCTGCAAGTAAAGTGTGTTCCTGCAAGGAAAGATGGAGTGGACAGGCTGGCCGTGACCAGGGGCCTCCTGACTTGCTGTCGTCCTCACATTTTACTCAGTTCCTGCGATGATGCTGCACCA acgtGCTTACTGCTGGAAGGTTTGTTTCCTCTGGTGTATGTGTTGTGTGAAGAGAAGCTAGATTTTCACTACTTTGTGTTGGAAG TATTAACACTGTGGCTGAAGAGAGTGAAAGAATGTGTGGTGGATCTCTGGAAGATGACAGCTGCCCGTCTTCTGCCTGACAACAGCAGCCTGCGGCAGCAGCTCATTCATGTTATCTGGACCAACGCAGAAAGCCCA GTGGAAGGGGTGCCTGAATTTGCAAGCAGTGCCTTTATTCAGCTGCTGAACCTCTATGAGATGGACTGTGAGCAGTTTTGTGATGCAGAGAAGACATTTTATGCTACACTGCTTCAACGAATAATGAAACTACCTAGGGAGGCCAAAGCCAAATATCATCACCTTTCTGCCCTGTTGCCATATCTGGATACTAACATG GTGCTGGATCAGTACGTTGAAATACCCAGTCATCTCCTGAAGTGCTTATCGACCAACCACCTATCTCCATGTGGATCAGAGCTGTATAAATGTCTGAtccagcagcagaggagagagcTACAAAAATCTGCCTCACTCACAGAGCTGGATCTAGCTGGACACTGGGCGAAGCTTTGGCAGCCTGTCCTTCATGAAGCTTTGACATCTGAAGTGACTCTTTTACAGAACAACGGCTCAACACACTTATTACCCTGCACCCTTCAGGTTTTCCCCTCTTCTGTGGACCATCTGCTGGCCTCTCTGGATCCTCATGTGCCCGGCCACCTCCACGCCTGGGCTTGTATCTTGAGCTCTTACCGAGCCATAACTGGTGGCTCTCCGTGGGCTCTTCAGGGTAGCTCCACCTTTGAAACGCTGCAGCTAGCTCTGGGGTCTGCAGATGACAAAATCCGTCTTGCTGCCCTTAATCTGCTCAGCTGCAGCTCAAAGACCAAAGATATCCCAACCACAGAGGAGTTGACTATAATGAGGAGGTTCATTCCTCAGAACCTGAACTGTGAGTCCTCGCCGTTTCGTCAGCATCTTCAGGCTGGAGTGAGGAAATTTCTGGTTCGTATCAGAGATGGCTGCTTAGCACATATCAGAGGACCAAAGGGCAAAAAGAAAGGGGATGCTGCCTACTACCAGAGCTCACAGGATGTGTTGGAGCAAAGAATAG GGTTTGTGGAGTGGTTAAGCCAGCTTCCATACAGCTCTCTGGCACCAGGACACAGTTATCAGAGAAAGAAGACTGCACTGCTGTTGCTGTCTGCAGTGTTGGAGACCTGCACAGACACCTGGAGCCCTGACAAGAAGAAGGGACAACCTCCAG CAAATATAGGAACTCTTATTAAATGCGCCAGACAAAGAGGACAGTGGGATTTCTTCTGTAGGACAAAACAACTGGTCCTTATCAGCTGTTTAGAAGATTCTACTAGTGAG attcggGAGCTCTCCGCTGGGTTGTTGTTGAGATTTTTTCCACCCAGTTTCCCAGCTGATATCACTGAAGTGCTAAACCTGAGATCTAAGCAGCTTCTTTGCAGTCCTCGGGTGCAGGAGGCTCAGATGGGAGCGCTGATGATGAAGGTCCTCCTCCAGAA ATCAGGAGATCTTCTTGAGGACTGCAAAGTGTACTTTAAAGGCAGCAGTGGAAGGAACTCCAAATCATCATGTGTGGTCACATGTGTTGTGAAGGAGCTGGAGCAGCATTATGAGACCGCcaaagcagacatgatgtttGCTGCCAGAACCAAGCCCATTCATG GCGTGCTGTGTGCCCTTCAGAGGTGTCTGCTTGAGATACCGAACAGAGTCTGTGACATACTGGATCACCATGTGATCACTGAGGTGCTGGACTTGCTGGAGAATATAACTCTGCTACTTCTCGCTGTTCTGTATGGAGACTGCAGTACTTGTATCACTAAAAAGG ACGCCCCACCTTCTTTTTGTGATATGGGAAATGCAATCAGCTCTCTCATATCCCAGGAGTCTGGAGCTGGTCCAGCTGACGGAGAGGAATGTGTCCTGCTGTCTGAAGAGCACAGCCTTGTTCTCACATGCTGCTGGGTCTCCCTCAAG gaaacaggaattcttttaggttcCCTAGTGGAGAAAATTCTTACAGAAACCAAACAATCCAGCAATCATCTTCTAACTAAACAGGACCTTATTAGAGCATCAAAGCTATTTAAGAATATTCTTCTCAAATGCCGTCACTGG GGGGCAGTGGAGGGTTGCAGTCTGGGCTTTACAAAGTTCTGCGTCTCCCTGTTGAGCAGCAGTGATCCAGAGCTTAAAGATATTCCAGCCCAGATGCTCAAACAA GGATTGGAGGTTGTGCAGTGCCCTCGTTCTACATCGGTGACCCGGCGGGCTGCGGGGTTGCCCCTGTTGATCCTGTGTGTTGTGTCAGCAGAGGAGGCCAGTAAAGCAAGGCCGCTATTAACCCTCAGTATGCAAACCTTACTAGACACAGCCAAAACCCCTCTGGATGAgaactgggatcaaaagctggaTCTGCCACAG GTGTGTGCAGTTCATACTCTGCAGGCTCTGGTACGCGGTGCAGGTTTGGGAGTAGCCGTCCTTCGGTTTGCACCTGCTATAGCCATCTTGTCACTCACTCTCCTTAGTTCTCCCTCCTGGGCCATGAGGAATGCTGCTCTGCAACTTTACA GCTCTCTTTGCTCGCGAATGCTCGGCCAGCGGTGTAGTAGTGGTGAGGCTGGCCCTACCCAGCTTAGCATGTCGCCGGCTGCGTTCTTTGTCCACTATCATGGGCTCCAGCTCTTCCTCCTGGGTGAACTGAGAGGGGCAGCACAAGACCTCCAGGATCCAACCAATAATGCCAAGCTACACCTCCAGCCATCACTCTTCCCTATCCTCACGCTGCTGGCACAACTCCAACCTGGCGTCCAAGACTCAACAGA aACTTTGTTGGACTTCCTGCCTCCCTTACTCCAGCTGTCTGCCAGCCCTATTTACAGTGTGAGAGTGATGGCCTCCAAGGCTCTGGTTGCCATGACTCGCCCCTCAGAGTACATGAGCATCCTCATCAAACTGACTGCTCAACTACCCGGTCCTCAGGATCGCTGCTGCCACAACCAGCTCCATGGACAGCTGCTGCAGATCAAAGCCATTCTGGAAAGAGCTCTCTGCACAGACAG TGGCCCTTCAGATGACCTGAGTGAGGTGCTGAGCAGAGTGCAGGCATCGCTGTGGATGGCCACTGAAGCTCAGCATTGTCCCCTAATAAGAGCGGTTTACATCAGCGTGGTCGACTCTCTACGAAGACACTACTGTGAGAGCTTCACATCACAACTCAGTGATGCACTCATGCATGACCTCCAAACACCTCAGCAGAGTCTTCAG GTTGGGCTGTCATCCTTCCATCAACGAGCCATCCGCTTCCTGTGCATGGATCTAAAGTGGGCTTGTAAAATCTGGCACAGCTTCCCTGAAGCGAGCCCTGATCTGAGACTCTCACTGGTTGCCTGGGTGCTGGATGGGCATGGTGTGGAGCAAACTGGTTTGAAAAAAGTCATCCAAAGGGTGTTGCAG aCAAACTTAAAGGAGGCTTTATTAAGCCACAGTGTGGCGTATCGCACAACATACCTTGCAGCCTTGGTTGTAGTGATGACTGCCGGTAGAACTATGTTAGCTCAACCTCTTCCACACTCAACCTCACTAGTGGAAAACATTCTGCCTGACTGTCTGGATTTGTTGCTGAGGGACCTGGAAGACCAGAGAGGAGGGCCAGACCTCCTCTCCCAGGCTCTTCATGCTGCTAGTCTGCTTCTTTCCCAGTGCTCAGATTCCag TCTAACGATTGCCATGCTTCAACGCTGGTGTAGCATCTTGGAAAACCAACGAGCTCCAGATGCACCTGAAATACTCAGAATGGCGTGTAGTGAAGCTCTTTGTGTTGCTGGAGTTCCTCTTATGAGCTGCAGCCTGAGGGAGCACAGTCCTCCCCCTGCCATCATGATCCG GCTGATCAACACAGGCCTTTACTTGCTGCAGGACCAAAGCCAGCAGGTGAGGCTGAAAGCAGCCTGTTTTACCTCTTTGCTCCATCATTCAAGAAGAGGAGAGAACCAGAGCAGCGTCTACCTTGTGCAGGTTAACCAGGCTCTGCCCCTCCTCCTGGATTTGTTGCTGGAGGAATTCTGGGATTCTCCTGCCACACTAGAAGTGCTGCTGTCTCATCTGCCTCCGTCTGATCTCAGATCTGTGCTAACAGAAGCCTTGGCAGAAGGCGG GTGCTCCATCCTGTATGAGCAGGATGAGGCGAATGTGTTTGCAGAGCCCTCTGTCATGTCTGCACAAGTGCTGCCTTACCTCCTGCAGATGGCTGAAAAATCCTTTCAGTCATCTGCTATGGCAGAGAGCCTGAATTCATGGGCAAAGGAGAATGCTGCACAGGTGCTGGATAACCTAACAGTCTGCCAAAAGCTCCACACAG cTGAGACACTGACTCCCTCTTGGCTGGCTCTCCTCATGGATTCTCGTTTCCACAGCACTCTGTGTGGCCTCTTGACCAGGGCTACCCTTCTGCTCCGTCTGCTGACAACATCTACGCGTGTACAAGACATTTGTAATCTTTCATCGATGCGCACGAGTCTACAAGATGTTTGTCGACTACTCAGTCAGAATGGTGTCCACTTACAGTGTGCTTTAACAGCTGCTGTGGCTCGAGAGCTGATTATTTGA